DNA from Leptospira mayottensis 200901116:
GAGAGGAATCACTTCCTGAATTTTAGCGTTTCGCTTCGAGAGAGAACCCAAAACGTCTCCTAATGAAACATCCGGTATCAAAATCTCTACACTAGAAACGGGACCGACCAACTCCGTGTATTTCGGAATTATGTCTTTTAAACCTTTAATAACGGCAACTTTTACAAGTGAAGAAACATCCGTCGTTAAAGTATCCGGAGGATCGTAACGATGAACGATTAGATCCAAACCGAGAATTTCTTCCCCCTTGGATCCCTTTGCTACTACTTCATAAAATGCTGATGTAATAGCTTCTTCTAGAGTTTCAGTAATCTTAGTTTCAAACCGCACATCCCTGGAAAAACTGTTAGAGCTAACCAGAGAGGCGTGCACCAGTCCGCTTGAGATTTTTTGATCAAACGCGGTATGCTGAAATTCACCCTGTCGGGCCATTTTTTTCCAGAGCTCAAACCTTGCAACTTTAATACTACTTACGTTGAATGTATAAGGAAAGGATTCTCGAAGTCTGGAAAGAGAAATCTCCAGATGTAACTCTCCCAGGCCAGAAATTTGGATCTGCCCTGTATCTAAAAGAATTTTGGCTTCTAAGCCTTCATCCAACCAGACAAGAGTTTGTAACGCGCTCCAAAGAGAATTTCGATGTTCGTCTGCCTCGGGTTCGAGTAAAATTTGAAACTGCTTTCGAACAGATGGGAGTTTCGACCGATAAAAAGTTTGGGGGGAAGAATAGAGAATATCCCCCGGTTTGAGAAATTCCAAGTCTGTCGCAACAATAATTTCTCGAGGTTGTGCTTGAAAAGTTTCCTCGAATTCTCGAGTAGAAAGAAAATAAAAAGATCCAATTTTTCCTTTGCCAGTATCTGCGTAAAAAGGGGAATTTTGTCGGAACTCCTTTGTTGCCAAGATGTAGACAATTTTTCCCAGATCTGGATGAAGTTCTCGTTTGAATGCGATCCCCAATTCTTCTCCGGGTCGGAATTCCGGTCGATAGGACTCAGAGAGAAGCTCAAGAATAGCAAGAAGTTCCCGCACTCCGTCTCCGTGCAAAGCAGCACCTCCAAAGACCGGAAAAAACTCCTCTTTCCAAAACCCCTCTGCAAATCCTTCCCGTGCCAACTCCGCTAAAGATTCCGGATGTTCCAAATACCGTTCCGAAAGTTTCGGGTCCCATTCCAAAAGGGATAAAAGTTCTTGGTCGGAACTCCGCTCTTGAAGAAGCGAACACCCTTCCCCCTCTTTCCAAAGGAGAATCGGTTCTTTTCCCAAAACCGCCTCTAAATCCACAAGGGAATTTGTGATATCGATTCCTTTTCGATCCAGTTTGTTTAAGAAAAATAAAATCGGAATCTTTCGCTTCCGAAGCCATTCCACGTTTTGAAGTGTTTGAGATTTGAGTCCTTCGAAGGCATCGATCAGAACGATTCCAAGATCGGCGACTATAAGAGAAGCACTAGTCTGACTTTGAAAGTCTAGATGCCCCGGATTATCCAAAAATTGAAAGAGAACTTTCCGCTCTTTTTCGCTCGGCCAAAAAACCCGAGCCAGAGTAGATTGGATAGAGATTCCACGTTCAATTTCTTGCTGGAGATAGTCGGATTCGGTTGTACCCTCTTCGATGGTACCAGGTTTGCGGATTTTTCCGGACTCAAAGAGAATTCTTTCCAAAAGAGTCGTTTTTCCGGCGTCTATGTGGGCGAAAATTCCTACGTTTAAAATCTGCATGGTGATTTTTTCGAATCCTCTCCTTTAGGAATTTTCCTACTTTTTTTCAAAGAACTGGCTTTCAAACAAAACCAACGGGGAATTGTAAAGTTTTTCGAGAAAACCACGACGCATACAATATTTACCCGGTAGATTTCAGTGAAATAGATCGTTCGGGGAAACGCAAGCATCTCGCTTTTTTATTATGTTTCTTGTGTCGAAGCCCACTTAAGACCTGTTCCAAAATCTTAGTGCGAGAACTCCCACAGGAATTGAATAACAAAAAGGACTGTCGAAAGTCTATAACTACCTAAGAAACGTAATCTGTGGGACTCCTGCACTTTGCGAGCTTGTTTGAATGATTGCAACTGATCTATTTTAAAATTTTTGGAACAAACTTTTAGTAAATTTAAAGTTCGGAATTGGCATTTACAAATTACGATGCCAAACCCAAAACTTACGGACATAAGTAATTTACTATATACAAAGGAAAGGCAAATCGGATACTTCTCAAAACTCGGAATTGGCTTTAATTGGTAATAAAACAAAGCCTCTCCTTGAAATGAAAGTGAGAATATAGTTTCAATTTCGAACTGAAATTTATAAGTATTTTATAAAACTCTAATAATACTGCCTCAGAAAAACGCTTTCAATGATCCATAAAACAATTGTTGTTAAATCTTTTCCTTTTTAACTTCACTTCAGAATTTTTTCCAAGACTTACAAAATTTCTTGAGCGTTTACTCATCTTCTAATAAATTCATCTCAAAATAGACTTTGAGTTGATATGTTACTACTTCTAGACTACAAATAATCGTGAATTATAGTACAAATCCACCATAAATTTCTAATCTATCAAACAGCGCTTTAGAGCTGGCCTCAAAATCTTGAAAAAAATATTTCTAAACGATCCGACAATTTCTAAAAAATCTGGGAGTTCCCATAGACTAATCGCATTGGCGGTTGATACCGCTTTTGTATATTTTTTCCTGTCGTTTAAAAATGTAGGAGTCCTCTATTTTTAGGTTTTTGAAACCAACGCTCAATAGTGCAAAACTTTGACAAAAGAAAATTTTCAAATTCTAAAATGTTTTTATAACGTTTATAAACGTTATACACTCTTATGCGTTTCTATATAATAATCTGCTGAAATTCTTCCCGACCCATATAAAGAAAAATGGAAAAGCAAAAGGAGAATCATCGCGGCATACGGAAGATTCGATCCAGGAGCCATAAATCCTTCCTTACCATGAATGAATATAACCGCTCCGACCAGTACGGGAACTTGAAGAAGCGCCGCGAAACGAGTCAATAATCCCGACAAAAGCAAAACCCCTCCACAGATGTGTGCAATTACTATATAATGAGCGAGTAACGTAGATGCCATAGGAGCATTGTTCATTTCCATCAAACGAATCAACGCGTCCGTATCGTATAAGAACTCCAGACCTTTATAAATTAAAACTCCTCCAAGATAAATTCGAAGAAAATCGACCAACCAATCCCGATGTTCTTGTAGCCAACGGTTCAAACGATCCATAGCTTACCTCCAGATTTTTAGGTTAGTGATATCATACCTTTTTCCAAAACTTTTGCAAGGGAAGAACTATCAAAATTTGCTAAAAACCGCCTTCTCGATTCTTTGTGGATTCGAAGATAAACCCGTTTCGAACAAAGATATCTCTTGATTTTAGAGACGTTTTCCAAAGACAATTTCTCAATTGTTTGCGGACTGCCCTAAATGATCTTTGTCCAACCTAAAATTTCCAGGTTCCGATCTTTTAAACTTACTCCTAAAGAATCCAAAGAAAACAAGGATTCTCTCCCGATCATAGAAAATCCGGCGTCGAAATAAACGGAACCGGAAGTTTGCAAATTAGGATCGATCGTTAAAGACTTTTTTAAACGGTAACGGAGTTCCGCTTAAAATTAGAAGAGATTGATCGACTTAGTAAATTTATATTTAAACCGAATTGAAATAAAAGAAGAACATAAGACAAAACCTCAAAATAAGGGTGGAGACCATCCCAAACCAAGCCGAATTTAAAAAGAAAACATTCGTCTAAAATTTTCAAACTTTATGTTTCTTTGCGGAACATAAAGTTTCATATTAGAATAAAACGTTTTACGAATTAATTGTGCCCATCTTTCCAGAATGAAAATCGTAAAAAGCTTGAGAGATTTCTTCCTGAGTATTCATCACGAAAGGACCATACCTTGCAACCGGTTCATCCACCGGTTCTCCTCCAATCAAAAGAAATTGCCAATCGTTCGGGGAATTCTCGTGTAAAGAAAATCGAACATCA
Protein-coding regions in this window:
- a CDS encoding DoxX family protein — encoded protein: MNRWLQEHRDWLVDFLRIYLGGVLIYKGLEFLYDTDALIRLMEMNNAPMASTLLAHYIVIAHICGGVLLLSGLLTRFAALLQVPVLVGAVIFIHGKEGFMAPGSNLPYAAMILLLLFHFSLYGSGRISADYYIETHKSV
- a CDS encoding elongation factor G-like protein — encoded protein: MQILNVGIFAHIDAGKTTLLERILFESGKIRKPGTIEEGTTESDYLQQEIERGISIQSTLARVFWPSEKERKVLFQFLDNPGHLDFQSQTSASLIVADLGIVLIDAFEGLKSQTLQNVEWLRKRKIPILFFLNKLDRKGIDITNSLVDLEAVLGKEPILLWKEGEGCSLLQERSSDQELLSLLEWDPKLSERYLEHPESLAELAREGFAEGFWKEEFFPVFGGAALHGDGVRELLAILELLSESYRPEFRPGEELGIAFKRELHPDLGKIVYILATKEFRQNSPFYADTGKGKIGSFYFLSTREFEETFQAQPREIIVATDLEFLKPGDILYSSPQTFYRSKLPSVRKQFQILLEPEADEHRNSLWSALQTLVWLDEGLEAKILLDTGQIQISGLGELHLEISLSRLRESFPYTFNVSSIKVARFELWKKMARQGEFQHTAFDQKISSGLVHASLVSSNSFSRDVRFETKITETLEEAITSAFYEVVAKGSKGEEILGLDLIVHRYDPPDTLTTDVSSLVKVAVIKGLKDIIPKYTELVGPVSSVEILIPDVSLGDVLGSLSKRNAKIQEVIPLGDGKSLVHAKASTENLLGFAGVLRNMTQGRGVLSLDSLFNPEHYYVITLVDSR